A DNA window from Vigna angularis cultivar LongXiaoDou No.4 chromosome 1, ASM1680809v1, whole genome shotgun sequence contains the following coding sequences:
- the LOC108337805 gene encoding uncharacterized protein LOC108337805 — protein sequence MSDWGPVFVSLVLFVLLTPGLLFQVPGRGRCVEFGNFQTSGASVLIHSLLYFGFICVFLLAIKIHLYLG from the coding sequence ATGTCGGATTGGGGTCCAGTGTTTGTGTCGTTGGTGCTCTTCGTGCTCTTAACTCCGGGTTTGCTGTTTCAGGTGCCTGGGAGGGGAAGGTGCGTGGAGTTTGGGAACTTTCAAACAAGTGGTGCTTCCGTACTCATTCACTCCCTCCTCTACTTTGGCTTCATATGTGTGTTTTTGCTGGCTATTAAGATCCACTTGTACCTCGGCTAG
- the LOC108331740 gene encoding chalcone synthase 17 has translation MVSVSEIRQAQRAEGPATILAIGTATPPNCVDQRTYPDYYFRITNSEHMTDLKEKFQRMCDKSMIKKRYMHLTEDILKENPNMCAYMAPSLDARQDIVVVEVPKLGKDAAVKAIKEWGQPKSKITHLIFCTTSGVDMPGADYQLTKLLGLRPSVKRYMMYQQGCFAGGTVLRLAKDLAENNKGARVLVVCSEITAVTFRGPSDTHLDSLVGQALFGDGAAAVIVGSDPIPQIEKPLFELVWTAQTIAPDSDGAIDGHLREVGLTFHLLKDVPGIVSKNIGKALSEAFNPLNISDYNSIFWIAHPGGPAILDQVEQKLGLKAEKMKATRDVLSEYGNMSSACVLFILDEMRRKSAENGLKTTGEGLEWGVLFGFGPGLTIETVVLHSVII, from the coding sequence ATGGTTAGCGTATCCGAGATCCGTCAGGCTCAAAGAGCTGAAGGTCCAGCAACCATCCTTGCCATTGGAACTGCCACTCCACCAAATTGTGTTGACCAGAGAACTTACCCCGATTACTACTTCAGAATCACAAACAGTGAGCACATGACCGACCTCAAAGAGAAATTCCAGCGCATGTGCGACAAGTCCATGATCAAGAAGAGATATATGCATCTCACCGAGGACATCTTGAAGGAGAATCCTAACATGTGTGCTTACATGGCACCTTCTTTGGATGCTAGGCAAGACATAGTGGTGGTAGAGGTACCAAAGCTAGGGAAAGACGCTGCAGTGAAAGCCATAAAGGAGTGGGGGCAGCCAAAGTCCAAGATTACACACTTGATCTTTTGCACCACCAGTGGCGTCGACATGCCTGGTGCTGATTACCAACTAACCAAACTCTTGGGACTTCGCCCCTCTGTGAAGAGGTACATGATGTACCAACAGGGGTGCTTTGCAGGAGGCACGGTTCTTCGATTGGCCAAGGATTTGGCTGAGAATAACAAGGGTGCACGTGTGCTTGTCGTGTGTTCTGAGATCACTGCAGTCACGTTTCGTGGCCCTAGTGACACCCACCTAGACAGTCTTGTGGGACAGGCACTGTTTGGAGATGGAGCAGCTGCAGTGATTGTTGGTTCTGACCCCATTCCACAAATTGAGAAGCCATTGTTTGAGCTGGTTTGGACTGCACAGACCATTGCTCCAGACAGTGATGGTGCCATTGATGGCCACCTTCGTGAAGTTGGACTGACATTTCACCTCCTTAAGGATGTTCCTGGGATTGTCTCAAAGAACATTGGAAAGGCACTTTCTGAAGCCTTCAACCCATTGAACATCTCTGATTACAACTCCATTTTCTGGATTGCACACCCTGGTGGACCAGCAATTTTGGACCAAGTTGAGCAAAAGTTGGGTCTGAAAGCTGAAAAGATGAAGGCCACTAGAGATGTGCTTAGTGAGTATGGGAACATGTCAAGTGCATGTGTTCTTTTCATCTTGGATGAGATGAGGAGGAAATCAGCTGAAAATGGACTCAAAACCACAGGTGAAGGACTTGAATGGGGTGTCTTGTTTGGTTTTGGACCTGGACTTACTATTGAGACGGTTGTTCTCCACAGTGTCATAATATAA